From a single Clostridium isatidis genomic region:
- a CDS encoding exosporium glycoprotein BclB-related protein, producing the protein MNIDKYLEEFEYEFSNHDHNMDKDDLECKPDPKCKRGPRGPRGPQGEPGPRGPRGPQGEPGPRGPRGPQGPTGPQGPTGPRGLQGATGAQGPQGPAGPQGLQGPAGPQGPTGPQGPQGIQGPQGPQGPQGPTGPQGPQGPQGPQGPQGVAGPQGPAGPQGPQGPQGLPGTGAVIPFASGLPVTLETGALNSARTVGLIGFGNSVSVDTLAGGLIDLSTNANGALRNMAFSVPRDGTITGITAFFSTADEVDLPADVTINALLYISTGTDNVSNNIFRPLRGTVVQLSPLLSGTVPENFISTGFTVSNLNVPVPAHSRLLLVFTAVSSTLNFFITGYASAGVALN; encoded by the coding sequence ATGAATATTGATAAATATTTAGAAGAGTTTGAATATGAATTTTCCAATCATGATCATAATATGGATAAAGATGATTTAGAATGTAAGCCGGATCCAAAATGTAAGAGAGGACCGAGAGGGCCAAGAGGGCCACAAGGTGAACCAGGACCGAGAGGGCCAAGAGGGCCACAAGGTGAACCGGGACCAAGAGGACCAAGGGGGCCACAAGGACCAACAGGACCACAAGGACCAACGGGACCAAGAGGATTACAAGGAGCAACAGGAGCACAAGGACCGCAAGGACCAGCAGGACCACAAGGTTTACAAGGGCCGGCAGGACCACAAGGACCAACAGGACCACAAGGACCGCAAGGAATTCAAGGGCCACAAGGACCGCAAGGACCACAGGGGCCAACTGGGCCACAAGGACCACAAGGACCACAAGGACCGCAAGGACCGCAAGGAGTCGCAGGACCACAAGGACCAGCAGGGCCACAAGGACCGCAAGGACCACAAGGCTTACCAGGTACTGGTGCGGTAATCCCATTTGCATCGGGACTTCCTGTAACCCTAGAAACTGGTGCTTTAAATTCAGCTCGTACAGTAGGATTAATTGGTTTTGGCAATTCTGTTTCAGTGGATACATTGGCAGGGGGATTAATAGACTTATCTACTAATGCTAATGGTGCACTAAGAAATATGGCATTTTCTGTTCCTAGAGATGGGACAATAACAGGAATTACTGCCTTTTTTAGTACTGCGGATGAAGTGGATCTTCCTGCAGATGTTACAATTAATGCTCTATTATATATTTCTACAGGAACAGATAATGTTTCGAATAATATATTTAGACCATTGAGAGGTACAGTAGTACAATTATCTCCATTATTATCTGGAACCGTACCAGAAAATTTCATTTCAACAGGGTTTACAGTATCAAATTTAAATGTTCCTGTACCAGCACATTCACGCTTGTTATTAGTATTTACAGCAGTATCAAGTACTCTAAACTTCTTTATAACTGGTTATGCAAGTGCAGGAGTAGCTTTAAATTAA
- a CDS encoding IS1182 family transposase, with protein sequence MHKENILQKNYTLNQKFYQLKLPLNIDYMIPVNDSVRLLSQFVEEMDLTDLYSTYSKIKENQVSPRKMLKIMTYGYMNKIYSSRDIEKACRRDINFMFLLEGASAPDHATFARFRSLHFAPCSERILAETAKFLYKIGEISGDAIFIDGTKIEAYANKYTFVWKKAVTKNMAKLLIKVADLVKECEELYDIKLIYKNEVQMKHVKKLRKKLYALKKSEGIEFVHGCGKRKTALQRSIEKLEEYLSKFKEYTQKVYTCGDRNSYSKTDVDATFMRMKEDAMKNGQLKPAYNVQHGVDSEYITWLTVGPQPTDTTTLIPFLKSMEENLKFKYLKIVADAGYESEENYSFIEENNQIAFIKPSNYEISKTRKYKNDIGKIENMDYNEEKDFYICRNGKQLKAENIKIRKSKTGYESEKTIYVCEDCNDCTYKSSCIKGNNCKTPLEERVKRFETSKKFNRQRKSDLERILSEEGCLLRMNRSIQAEGSFAQIKQDMNFRRFMCRGQKNVLAESILLAMAHNINKLHSKIQAGRTGKHLFELKKAS encoded by the coding sequence ATGCACAAAGAAAATATTTTACAAAAGAATTATACATTAAACCAAAAGTTTTATCAATTAAAACTTCCATTAAATATTGATTACATGATACCGGTTAATGATTCAGTGCGATTACTAAGTCAATTTGTAGAGGAGATGGATTTAACAGATTTATATTCGACTTATTCCAAGATAAAGGAAAATCAAGTATCGCCAAGAAAAATGCTGAAAATCATGACTTATGGATATATGAATAAGATTTATTCGTCTCGAGATATTGAAAAGGCATGCCGTAGAGACATTAATTTTATGTTTTTGCTTGAGGGAGCATCCGCTCCGGATCATGCAACATTTGCAAGATTTAGAAGTCTTCATTTTGCTCCATGTTCTGAAAGGATCTTAGCTGAAACAGCTAAATTTCTTTATAAAATTGGTGAGATATCAGGAGATGCTATCTTTATTGATGGCACAAAAATAGAAGCTTATGCAAATAAATATACTTTTGTCTGGAAAAAGGCAGTTACAAAAAACATGGCAAAATTGCTAATTAAAGTGGCCGACCTTGTTAAAGAGTGCGAAGAACTTTATGATATTAAGTTAATCTATAAAAATGAAGTTCAAATGAAACATGTAAAAAAGCTTAGAAAAAAGCTTTATGCACTAAAGAAATCAGAAGGAATAGAATTCGTTCACGGATGTGGGAAAAGAAAAACTGCATTGCAACGATCAATAGAAAAACTTGAAGAATATCTTTCAAAGTTTAAAGAATATACTCAAAAAGTGTACACTTGCGGAGATAGAAACAGTTACTCAAAAACTGATGTTGATGCTACATTTATGAGGATGAAAGAAGATGCTATGAAAAACGGTCAACTTAAGCCAGCTTATAATGTGCAGCATGGTGTAGATTCAGAATATATTACATGGCTTACAGTTGGACCACAACCAACGGATACAACTACGCTAATACCTTTCTTGAAAAGCATGGAAGAAAACTTAAAATTTAAATACTTAAAAATAGTTGCAGATGCTGGATATGAAAGTGAGGAGAACTATTCATTTATTGAAGAAAATAATCAAATAGCATTTATTAAGCCATCTAATTATGAAATATCAAAAACAAGAAAATATAAAAATGATATCGGTAAAATAGAAAACATGGATTACAATGAAGAAAAAGATTTCTACATATGCCGAAATGGTAAGCAGTTAAAGGCTGAAAATATAAAAATTAGAAAATCTAAAACAGGATATGAAAGTGAAAAGACAATTTATGTTTGTGAAGATTGCAATGATTGCACTTACAAGAGTAGTTGCATCAAAGGGAATAATTGTAAAACTCCTTTGGAAGAAAGAGTAAAAAGATTTGAAACATCAAAAAAGTTTAATCGCCAAAGAAAGTCTGATTTAGAAAGAATTCTAAGCGAAGAAGGTTGCTTGCTTAGAATGAACAGAAGTATTCAAGCAGAAGGTTCTTTTGCACAAATAAAACAAGACATGAATTTCAGAAGATTTATGTGTCGTGGGCAAAAGAATGTATTAGCAGAAAGTATACTTCTTGCAATGGCACACAATATAAATAAATTACATAGTAAAATACAAGCGGGCCGCACTGGTAAGCACTTATTTGAATTGAAGAAAGCCTCATAA
- a CDS encoding RnfABCDGE type electron transport complex subunit B, whose translation MNVIYAALILGILGLIFGVLLGFASKKFEIKVDPRIPKLRECLPGANCGGCGYAGCDAYAEAMVMSGAKLNLCTVGGAKTAEEIGKVFGVAVDNVKKMTAYVKCNGNCDAAKNRYELKGVHDCITASLMEAGGNKACSYGCLGLESCVRVCEFDAIKVINGVAKVDKEKCTNCGACIDICPKGLIESVPYESKVRVECNNTEIGKHVRENCSNACIGCKLCERNCPHDAVHVLNNLALVDYNKCVNCEICTKKCPTKSIKNIFVS comes from the coding sequence ATGAACGTTATATATGCAGCCCTTATATTAGGAATACTGGGATTAATTTTTGGAGTTTTACTTGGCTTTGCTTCTAAAAAATTTGAAATTAAGGTTGATCCTAGAATACCAAAATTAAGAGAGTGTCTGCCTGGAGCAAACTGTGGAGGTTGTGGTTATGCAGGTTGTGACGCCTATGCTGAGGCAATGGTTATGTCTGGAGCGAAATTAAATCTATGTACAGTAGGTGGAGCAAAAACTGCAGAAGAAATAGGTAAGGTTTTTGGAGTTGCAGTTGATAATGTTAAAAAGATGACAGCTTATGTAAAATGTAATGGAAATTGTGATGCGGCAAAAAATAGATATGAATTGAAAGGTGTTCATGACTGTATTACAGCTAGTCTAATGGAAGCAGGAGGAAATAAAGCTTGCTCCTATGGATGTTTAGGTTTAGAAAGTTGTGTTAGAGTATGTGAATTTGATGCTATTAAAGTAATAAATGGGGTAGCAAAAGTAGATAAAGAAAAATGTACAAACTGTGGAGCATGTATTGATATTTGTCCTAAGGGGCTAATAGAATCTGTACCATACGAGAGTAAAGTAAGAGTAGAATGTAATAATACTGAAATAGGCAAACATGTAAGAGAAAACTGTTCTAATGCATGTATTGGATGCAAATTATGTGAAAGAAACTGCCCTCATGATGCAGTTCATGTATTAAACAATCTGGCTTTAGTTGATTATAATAAGTGCGTAAACTGTGAAATCTGTACTAAGAAATGTCCAACAAAATCAATAAAAAATATTTTTGTAAGTTAA